In Gemmatimonadota bacterium, a single genomic region encodes these proteins:
- a CDS encoding TolC family protein — translation MIRSALYLLILPLFIAPPATAADSADGYTLSGAFLDTQARDARIHAAQNRVAEARERLTEANSMRRPSLTVSGIGGYSHNRSEARFTQVYEGESYRGRLNFAQNLYTFGRLAGRQRRAEAEIAEAEYAFEQTRQEVLAEVARAFSEQLFRERIYESRRDFENLLGDLEGTARSRIELGTLDRTELFEVLRRLHQARAQRIEAHSRYRVARAQLARLTGSDHDDLAPTSLAGMELATPANLEYALNRAEDWSPSLLRARMRLEAAEGELDYRKAELWPTLSLEVNASAGHFGQIDTRDIVGGVNLSVPVYEGGLKRSQMRGARLAVETARRELAAEREMVDIDVRSNWDLLQGLIQSLQEFDAAVADMKEVVELTGDKLDVGRATFVQHIEARQDALDVEYELLNSRLRLEETRIELLRILAQLNP, via the coding sequence ATGATTAGAAGCGCACTTTATTTACTCATCCTGCCCCTCTTCATCGCCCCTCCCGCCACGGCCGCCGACAGCGCAGACGGGTACACCCTCTCCGGGGCATTCCTTGACACCCAGGCGCGGGATGCCCGCATACACGCTGCGCAGAACCGCGTGGCCGAGGCGCGCGAGCGCCTGACGGAAGCCAACAGCATGCGGCGCCCCTCGCTCACTGTGTCCGGCATCGGCGGGTACAGCCATAATCGCAGCGAGGCGCGCTTTACACAGGTTTACGAGGGCGAGTCATACCGGGGCAGGCTGAATTTCGCCCAGAACCTGTACACCTTCGGCCGCCTGGCAGGCCGCCAGCGGCGCGCCGAGGCCGAGATCGCCGAGGCGGAATACGCCTTTGAACAAACGCGCCAGGAAGTCCTGGCTGAAGTAGCCCGCGCCTTTTCGGAGCAGTTGTTCCGGGAACGCATCTACGAGAGCCGCCGCGACTTCGAGAACTTGCTGGGGGACCTGGAGGGTACCGCGCGCAGCCGCATCGAACTGGGCACCCTGGACCGCACCGAGCTGTTTGAAGTGCTGCGCCGTCTGCACCAGGCCAGGGCCCAACGCATCGAGGCGCATTCCCGTTACCGGGTGGCCCGCGCCCAGTTGGCGCGGCTGACGGGCTCTGATCATGACGACTTGGCGCCCACCTCCCTGGCCGGCATGGAACTGGCGACCCCGGCCAATCTCGAATACGCGCTGAACCGGGCGGAGGACTGGTCGCCCTCCCTGCTGCGGGCGCGCATGCGCCTGGAGGCCGCGGAGGGTGAGCTGGATTACCGCAAGGCCGAACTCTGGCCGACCCTGAGCCTGGAGGTCAACGCCAGCGCCGGCCACTTCGGGCAGATCGATACCCGCGACATCGTTGGCGGCGTCAACCTGTCGGTGCCGGTGTATGAAGGCGGACTCAAGCGCTCCCAGATGCGCGGGGCCAGGCTGGCGGTGGAGACCGCGCGCCGTGAACTGGCCGCGGAACGGGAGATGGTCGATATCGACGTGCGCTCCAACTGGGACCTGCTGCAGGGCTTGATTCAATCCCTGCAGGAGTTCGATGCCGCGGTCGCCGACATGAAAGAGGTGGTGGAATTGACCGGCGACAAGCTCGACGTGGGCCGGGCCACCTTCGTACAGCACATCGAAGCCCGCCAGGACGCCCTGGACGTGGAATACGAACTGCTGAACAGCCGCCTGCGCCTGGAAGAGACCCGCATAGAACTGCTGCGCATCCTGGCGCAACTTAATCCCTGA
- a CDS encoding HlyD family type I secretion periplasmic adaptor subunit: protein MRRGIIVIVIALGGFLAWSTLAPLTEGVVAMGTVVVDTEHKTIQHLEGGIVEKLYVREGSEVKAGDVLIELSETQNRAQLELLESRYYGRLAEIDRLNAERLLQEEITFSGELLALRDDPVIEKILTEQQNLFEVRRRQYHGQIEILRHRISQLEEQVRGQDASRGALLREQGLIEQDLESLVALKEQQLVDEGVLIGRQREYEQNVGRLGSIVADIAATRVKIGETRQEILQIENGWVTEASDQIAAAQQQWFETRERINAVSDVLDRTTIVAPQDGKVIGLSVHTLGGVIPPGNPIMNIVPSEDRLMVEGQVRPLDVDNVYPGQTARLRFSAFSWRTTPQVEGKVERVSADAFSDQEAGTAYYIARIVVPEEEMAKMGDVTIGPGMPVDIMFTGGDRTALSYLTQPLTDMLDKAMVEE from the coding sequence ATGCGCCGGGGCATCATCGTCATCGTCATTGCCCTGGGCGGGTTCCTCGCCTGGTCCACGCTGGCGCCGCTGACCGAGGGCGTGGTCGCCATGGGCACGGTGGTGGTGGACACGGAACACAAGACCATCCAGCACCTGGAAGGCGGCATCGTGGAGAAACTGTACGTGCGCGAGGGCAGCGAGGTCAAGGCCGGCGACGTCCTCATCGAATTGAGCGAGACCCAGAACCGCGCCCAGCTCGAACTCCTGGAAAGCCGCTATTACGGCCGGCTGGCGGAGATCGACCGGCTCAATGCCGAACGCCTGTTACAGGAGGAGATCACTTTCTCCGGCGAACTGCTGGCGCTGCGCGATGACCCGGTGATCGAGAAAATCCTCACCGAGCAGCAGAACCTGTTCGAGGTGCGGCGCCGCCAGTACCACGGCCAGATCGAGATCCTGCGCCACCGTATCAGCCAGCTTGAGGAACAGGTGCGCGGCCAGGACGCGAGCCGGGGGGCGCTGCTGCGCGAGCAGGGCCTGATCGAGCAGGACCTGGAAAGCCTGGTTGCCCTGAAGGAACAGCAACTGGTGGACGAGGGTGTGCTCATCGGCCGGCAGCGTGAATACGAACAGAACGTCGGCAGGCTCGGCAGCATTGTCGCGGACATCGCCGCGACCCGGGTGAAGATCGGCGAGACCCGCCAGGAGATCCTCCAGATCGAGAACGGCTGGGTGACGGAGGCGTCCGACCAGATCGCCGCGGCGCAGCAGCAATGGTTCGAGACCCGCGAGCGCATCAACGCGGTGTCGGACGTGCTGGACCGCACCACCATCGTCGCGCCCCAGGACGGCAAGGTCATCGGCCTGTCGGTGCACACCCTGGGCGGGGTGATCCCGCCGGGCAACCCCATCATGAACATCGTCCCCAGCGAGGACCGGCTCATGGTGGAGGGGCAGGTGCGCCCCCTCGACGTCGATAACGTGTATCCCGGCCAGACCGCCCGGTTGCGCTTCTCCGCCTTCAGTTGGCGCACCACGCCGCAGGTGGAAGGCAAGGTCGAGCGCGTCTCCGCGGACGCGTTCAGCGACCAGGAGGCCGGCACGGCCTACTACATCGCCCGCATCGTGGTGCCCGAGGAAGAGATGGCGAAGATGGGCGACGTCACCATCGGCCCGGGCATGCCGGTCGACATCATGTTCACCGGCGGCGACCGCACCGCCTTGTCGTACCTGACCCAGCCCCTGACCGACATGCTGGACAAGGCCATGGTTGAAGAATGA